One part of the Paenibacillus silvisoli genome encodes these proteins:
- a CDS encoding Gmad2 immunoglobulin-like domain-containing protein — protein sequence MNISRLPIAALLAVILLTGCADQRTNVSDHKPAAANAEEPDEQTPPTAASNEAFRVFEPAEGSVVGKSFTVKGQARVFEATFGYSFEDGHNVLAEGHVTADQGAPAWGDFEFTVTLAAAPTNTTGVLTIYESSAKDGSHIHELHLAYAFEDGLVSMED from the coding sequence ATGAACATATCCCGGCTGCCCATCGCCGCATTATTGGCCGTTATCCTCCTGACCGGCTGCGCCGATCAACGCACGAACGTCTCTGACCATAAACCCGCCGCGGCAAACGCCGAAGAACCGGACGAGCAGACGCCGCCGACCGCGGCCAGCAACGAAGCGTTCCGCGTCTTCGAGCCCGCGGAAGGCAGCGTCGTCGGCAAATCGTTCACGGTGAAGGGGCAGGCGCGCGTCTTCGAAGCGACATTCGGCTATTCCTTTGAGGACGGGCATAACGTGCTTGCCGAAGGGCATGTGACGGCAGACCAAGGCGCCCCGGCATGGGGCGATTTCGAATTTACGGTAACGCTCGCGGCCGCGCCGACCAACACGACCGGCGTTCTGACGATCTACGAATCAAGCGCGAAGGACGGCTCGCACATCCACGAGCTTCATCTCGCTTACGCCTTTGAAGACGGACTGGTGTCGATGGAGGATTGA
- a CDS encoding VOC family protein, whose amino-acid sequence MTKLRPYLYCDHAKEQAQFYVEAFGGEIISMQTYGDMPGSTPETEDKVMHLVLQAAGLLFYMADAGPIERGNGMDLTLEFETEEEAEEAFRNLSKFGTVLMPFERMFWGSMFGRVQDMFGVRWQIATQPGH is encoded by the coding sequence ATGACGAAGCTTCGTCCATACTTGTATTGCGACCATGCGAAGGAACAAGCGCAATTTTATGTGGAGGCGTTTGGCGGAGAAATCATTAGTATGCAAACCTACGGCGACATGCCGGGCTCCACGCCGGAAACGGAAGACAAAGTCATGCATTTGGTGCTGCAAGCCGCGGGCCTGCTCTTCTATATGGCCGATGCCGGGCCGATCGAGCGCGGAAACGGCATGGATCTTACGCTCGAATTCGAAACCGAGGAAGAGGCGGAGGAAGCTTTCCGCAATCTGTCGAAGTTCGGCACGGTCTTGATGCCGTTCGAGCGGATGTTCTGGGGGAGCATGTTCGGCCGCGTGCAGGACATGTTCGGCGTCCGTTGGCAAATCGCCACGCAGCCTGGCCATTAA
- a CDS encoding methyl-accepting chemotaxis protein, giving the protein MQITTLLKRIGLIFTILSLFLVTSVILLSKHYEEFKEAKNRQAEFKQLGIDLANASDYLTNEARQYVQFGDKTHYDNYWREVNETKTRDRVVNRLKEMNAPQDELDLIQQAKDSSDALVKSEDEAMKAVQNGDFDAARTIMFGKQYDEDKAVIMAPITKFQDMMNERAEKASAAAETSMYTYIYLVTGCIIVVALCMLGSVFILIRKMRPLKLIVGKLEELAQNEGDLTARLPEGGKDEVGQLSRSFNRMLENYRSFISGLRVSAQHMATVVRDTSTTAEEIAAGSESQAEASQNINSLMHELTFAMESVAVNAETAADLSDSTSSLARTGSEIIETSLDGMNRLNEQVAVLVADSVKINQIIEVIDEIAEQTNLLALNAAIEAARAGDQGRGFAVVADEVRKLAERSGAATKDISVIIKSMQTNMASSADAAKESAKIAVKSGETFTAILGQINSVAAKVTEIAAATEEQSAQSNDILRAVETIAAGNQQSAAGSQEAALQMRRMSDIAQGLERSVSTFKL; this is encoded by the coding sequence TTGCAAATTACAACGCTGCTTAAGCGAATCGGATTGATTTTTACTATTCTTTCATTGTTTCTCGTAACCTCTGTCATTCTGCTCAGCAAACATTATGAGGAATTCAAGGAAGCGAAGAATCGGCAGGCTGAATTCAAACAATTGGGGATCGACCTTGCGAACGCATCGGATTATTTGACCAACGAGGCGCGGCAGTATGTGCAGTTCGGCGACAAGACCCATTACGATAATTATTGGCGGGAAGTGAATGAAACGAAAACCCGCGACCGCGTCGTCAACAGGCTGAAGGAGATGAACGCGCCGCAGGACGAGCTGGACCTGATCCAGCAGGCGAAGGATTCGTCCGATGCGCTTGTTAAGTCGGAGGATGAGGCGATGAAGGCCGTGCAGAACGGCGATTTCGATGCGGCCAGAACGATCATGTTCGGGAAACAATACGACGAAGACAAGGCCGTCATCATGGCTCCGATCACGAAGTTTCAGGATATGATGAACGAGCGTGCGGAGAAGGCTAGCGCCGCCGCCGAAACTAGCATGTATACATACATTTATCTGGTGACGGGATGCATCATCGTCGTAGCGCTTTGCATGCTGGGCTCGGTCTTTATTCTTATTCGGAAAATGCGCCCGCTGAAGCTCATTGTCGGCAAGCTGGAGGAGCTGGCGCAAAACGAAGGCGATTTGACGGCCCGGCTGCCGGAGGGCGGCAAGGATGAAGTCGGGCAGCTGTCCCGGTCCTTTAACCGCATGCTGGAGAACTATCGCTCCTTCATTAGCGGCCTGCGCGTATCCGCGCAGCATATGGCGACCGTTGTCAGGGACACGTCGACAACGGCCGAAGAGATCGCGGCGGGCAGCGAGAGCCAGGCGGAAGCTTCGCAGAACATTAACTCGCTTATGCACGAGCTGACCTTCGCGATGGAATCGGTTGCGGTCAATGCGGAGACGGCGGCCGATCTGTCGGACTCGACCTCCAGCCTTGCCCGGACCGGCAGCGAAATTATCGAAACCTCGCTGGACGGCATGAACCGTCTGAACGAGCAGGTTGCCGTACTGGTAGCCGACTCGGTCAAAATCAACCAAATCATCGAGGTCATCGACGAAATCGCCGAGCAAACCAACCTGCTCGCGCTGAATGCGGCGATCGAGGCCGCTCGGGCGGGCGACCAGGGAAGAGGCTTCGCCGTCGTCGCCGATGAGGTCCGGAAGCTTGCCGAGCGCAGCGGCGCCGCGACGAAGGATATTTCCGTCATCATCAAATCGATGCAGACGAATATGGCGAGCAGCGCGGATGCGGCCAAAGAGAGCGCGAAGATCGCCGTCAAGAGCGGCGAGACGTTTACGGCCATTCTTGGACAGATCAACAGCGTAGCCGCTAAGGTAACGGAGATCGCCGCGGCGACGGAGGAGCAGAGCGCGCAGTCCAACGATATTTTGCGGGCGGTCGAAACGATCGCGGCAGGCAACCAGCAATCGGCTGCCGGAAGCCAGGAAGCCGCATTGCAAATGCGCAGAATGAGCGACATCGCCCAAGGTTTGGAGCGTTCCGTCTCGACCTTCAAGCTATAG
- a CDS encoding IS1182 family transposase (programmed frameshift), with protein sequence MLRPNREKQQNYELVSIEDLVPADHLLRKIDKYIDFSFIDERVRHLYSQDNGRPAIDPLVLFKMIFLGYFYGIRSERQLERDIQTNLAYRWFLGLGLADRVPDHTTISWNRRTRFKDTTVFQDIFDEIVLQAISHRMVGGRVLISDSTHLKANANKHKYTKEQVKQNTRDYLDELNAAVETDRKAQGKKPLKPREEVNEDKEVKVSTTDPDSGYMVREGKPEGFFYLDHRTVDVKYNLITDVFVTAGNVHDSVPYLSRLDRQRERFGFGVEAVALDSGYLTTPICKGLQDRKIFGVIAHRRFHPTQGLFHKWEFTYNAEQDVYVCPQKQELPYRTTDRHGYRHYASDPKLCAICPMLEHCTRSKNHRKLVTRHIWEDSKEQVRQNRLTKSGKGLYRKRKETIERSFADAKQLHGFRYCRLRGLRNVMEQALMTAAVQNMKKIAFHLDRKAKEG encoded by the exons ATGCTGCGACCTAATCGGGAAAAGCAACAGAATTACGAACTGGTCTCCATCGAGGATTTAGTTCCCGCTGATCATTTGCTTCGCAAAATTGACAAGTACATTGACTTCTCTTTCATTGATGAAAGGGTTCGTCATCTCTACTCGCAAGATAACGGTCGACCTGCCATCGATCCATTGGTTCTCTTCAAGATGATCTTTCTCGGGTACTTTTACGGCATTCGTTCTGAACGCCAGCTCGAACGTGATATTCAAACCAACCTGGCTTACCGTTGGTTTCTTGGACTTGGCTTAGCTGACCGCGTTCCTGATCACACAACGATTAGCTGGAACCGTCGTACGCGGTTTAAGGACACGACTGTTTTCCAAGATATTTTTGATGAGATTGTGCTGCAGGCTATCTCACACCGCATGGTTGGCGGCCGAGTCCTTATTTCGGATTCGACGCATCTGAAGGCTAATGCAAATAAACATAAGTACACCAAAGAACAAGTGAAGCAAAACACGCGCGATTATCTCGACGAATTAAACGCTGCGGTCGAGACGGACCGAAAAGCACAAGGAAAAAAGC CTCTAAAACCGCGAGAGGAGGTGAACGAAGACAAAGAGGTTAAGGTTAGCACGACTGACCCTGATAGTGGCTACATGGTGCGAGAAGGCAAACCGGAGGGTTTCTTCTACTTAGATCACCGTACCGTCGATGTGAAGTACAACTTGATTACCGATGTCTTCGTCACCGCAGGAAACGTTCATGATTCCGTTCCTTATCTGAGCCGTCTTGATCGTCAACGAGAACGTTTTGGTTTCGGAGTAGAAGCAGTTGCCTTGGATTCCGGCTATTTAACAACCCCGATATGCAAAGGACTGCAAGACCGCAAGATCTTTGGTGTGATTGCACATCGTCGTTTTCATCCTACGCAAGGTCTTTTCCACAAATGGGAGTTTACGTACAATGCGGAGCAAGATGTGTATGTGTGCCCGCAAAAGCAGGAGTTGCCTTACCGAACGACGGATCGTCACGGTTACCGGCATTACGCGTCAGACCCTAAACTATGTGCTATATGCCCGATGCTTGAGCACTGTACTCGCTCCAAGAACCATCGCAAGCTCGTAACACGACATATTTGGGAGGACAGCAAGGAACAGGTGCGACAAAACCGGTTAACGAAATCCGGTAAAGGGCTCTACCGAAAACGAAAAGAAACGATTGAGCGAAGCTTCGCGGACGCTAAACAGCTCCATGGGTTTCGCTATTGCCGTTTGCGGGGACTGCGGAATGTGATGGAGCAAGCGCTCATGACCGCAGCCGTGCAGAACATGAAAAAGATCGCCTTCCATCTGGATAGGAAGGCGAAGGAGGGTTAG
- a CDS encoding WecB/TagA/CpsF family glycosyltransferase — MNTVNILGVPFSKRTFSETVALVQAQIAAEDKPLFHLITANPEIVMAAREDQQLQTIVKEAGIITPDGIGIVLAAKWQGEPIQERVTGYDLLIRLLEEAKQHRFSLYIVGSDEETNAKAAQIIADQYDGVTIVGRHNGFFKPGQEEALVADIAQKRPDVLIVALGAPNAERWIFKYKSRLSAKVAFGVGGSLDVIAGKVKRAPVIWQKLNVEWLYRLLKQPSRWRRQLVLPRFAVTILTSRRR; from the coding sequence ATGAATACCGTCAATATATTGGGCGTTCCGTTCTCGAAACGGACGTTTTCGGAAACGGTGGCGCTCGTTCAAGCGCAAATCGCGGCGGAAGACAAGCCGCTCTTTCACTTAATTACGGCGAACCCGGAGATCGTCATGGCCGCCCGCGAGGATCAGCAGCTGCAAACGATCGTGAAGGAAGCGGGCATCATTACGCCGGACGGCATCGGCATCGTGCTGGCAGCCAAATGGCAGGGAGAGCCGATTCAGGAGCGCGTTACGGGCTATGATCTGCTGATCCGTTTGTTGGAGGAAGCCAAGCAGCACCGCTTCTCGCTGTATATCGTCGGCTCGGACGAGGAAACGAACGCGAAGGCGGCGCAAATTATCGCCGACCAATACGACGGCGTAACCATCGTCGGCCGCCACAACGGCTTCTTCAAGCCGGGCCAGGAGGAAGCGCTTGTCGCGGACATCGCGCAGAAGCGGCCGGACGTGCTGATCGTCGCCCTCGGCGCGCCGAATGCGGAGCGGTGGATCTTCAAGTACAAGAGCCGCCTGAGCGCGAAGGTCGCCTTCGGCGTCGGCGGCAGCTTGGACGTTATCGCGGGCAAAGTGAAGCGCGCGCCGGTCATTTGGCAGAAGCTGAACGTGGAGTGGCTGTACCGCCTGCTCAAGCAACCGTCCCGTTGGCGCCGCCAGCTGGTGCTGCCGAGGTTCGCGGTGACGATTCTGACGTCGCGCCGCCGGTAG
- a CDS encoding GNAT family N-acetyltransferase translates to MVHLVKPSLERKEAYMAFYREWMESGEHIVPWVVGKDPSDFAALIRFLDEEADAAKLPEGWVPASTYWLEDDAGRIVGAANIRHRLNRKLLESGGHIGYGIIPSQRRKGYATELLALALHKTDALGIDRVLLVCDETNTGSERTILRNGGQFESTFTEEDGNVVRRFWIHRAV, encoded by the coding sequence ATGGTTCATTTAGTGAAGCCTTCTTTGGAACGTAAAGAGGCATATATGGCGTTCTACCGGGAATGGATGGAGAGCGGCGAACATATCGTGCCTTGGGTGGTCGGGAAGGATCCGAGCGATTTCGCGGCGTTAATCCGGTTTCTGGACGAAGAAGCCGACGCAGCGAAACTCCCCGAAGGCTGGGTGCCGGCTTCGACCTACTGGCTGGAGGATGACGCGGGCCGAATTGTCGGAGCGGCGAACATCCGCCATCGGCTTAACCGGAAGCTGCTGGAGAGCGGCGGCCATATCGGCTATGGCATTATCCCGTCGCAGCGGCGCAAAGGCTACGCGACCGAGCTGCTCGCGCTTGCGCTGCATAAGACCGACGCGCTCGGCATCGATCGCGTGCTGCTGGTCTGCGACGAGACGAATACCGGCTCGGAGCGCACCATTTTGCGTAACGGCGGGCAGTTCGAGTCGACCTTCACGGAAGAGGATGGCAATGTCGTGAGGCGGTTTTGGATTCATCGCGCCGTATAG